The Anas platyrhynchos isolate ZD024472 breed Pekin duck chromosome 34, IASCAAS_PekinDuck_T2T, whole genome shotgun sequence genome contains a region encoding:
- the GLI1 gene encoding zinc finger protein GLI1 isoform X2, whose product MFNPVNSPTNGYAERCCLRPLHGLATGAPGPQGLDFPLCHQSNLMSGHHGYGLVPGTEHPGGGDGSWFSTTRGAGKLGKKRTLSISPLSDSSVDLQTVIRTSPNSLVAFINSRCASTSSSYGHLSISTISPSLGYQSPPGQPKGQGHLFSHTPPLPPCASHEHLSSRPGLLHHVPTRGTLKHCQLKLERSLSSPLTAKHPEERSEGDISSPASIGTQDPLLGMLDVREDLEKEDGKPESETVYETNCYWDGCAKEFDTQEQLVHHINNEHIHGEKKEFVCHWAACSREQRPFKAQYMLVVHMRRHTGEKPHKCTFEGCNKAYSRLENLKTHLRSHTGEKPYVCEHEGCNKAFSNASDRAKHQNRTHSNEKPYVCKIPGCTKRYTDPSSLRKHVKTVHGPDAHVTKKHRGDVVPGRVLPAPSGPPDMKQERDTNGPTEARKDDSKLLVPDLASKPQPSPGGQSSCSSDHSPLGSTTNNDSGVEMTGNAGGSYEDLSTLEDVVPGETMGTSGLMALHKLENLRIDKLKQMRKPSATKGLNLPVISGAGLPGEVPGISAPPPAASHRRITELSASEMGMPLNERRSSATSTVSSAYTVSRRSSVASPYLAGPCLGGEAGTMPGGACLANGYDPISPDESRRSSDASHCGGLPGVGSLTPAQRYRLKAKYAAATGAPPPTPLPSMERVGMGGHSSLPGDYLKPTVPPFLMNGLLRRHGSNDYPGYAGSVHPHLVPGNGVRRASDPARTAANPHAVPKVHRFKSMGNVNVSGAGRAVLQPLGGSDANLQRYVFSPHPPSISENVFLESVSIEGPGPGTESGLLEMDEYSNYLEESFPCQGTGVELQCEGLYGSAQRTMGGMQLNPGGHGVMEEGLLQSEFSLPQCQMNQHFSSMRAGSGTVSAPWEEPHQGNLEMSSGQPSVSASATAMSGAHCHHQSTQYPLPSSCVQQPKLVSSCQDSGFSEGHRLNRLQIKSEQCYSSPAPPLGPCQNVKPTAPIQPPVSFGQAMNAVSSGYRSEERAPVSYMGMLSPGGRRAHTPTLQAKEVMVRSYVQAQQALMWGEQLPSKGGEAGMGVGSEPGQYHAMQAPLYLSPKYSGYQAKPDHLQGLAETHHLINPQCFNPEMVPHPPGGPKPPGHQNSLNYVGNLAEPNHSYEGVEASSRRVLRLPPVRPTPEGPNNTLPYYPGQDTHLQVGKGGHKLLDQTAASCGGPGHYGGSSESLKGSSYYYLDSGEQVSNSLDSLDLENTHLDFAAIVEDSETPALLPGSPSPAGGLLLPSSGGANMAVGDMSSMLSTLAGESHFLNSLS is encoded by the exons ATGTTCAACCCTGTCAACTCCCCAACCAACGGCTACGCTGAGCGCTGCTGCCTGCGCCCACTCCACGGACTGGCCACGGGTGCCCCAGGGCCGCAAG GACTTGATTTCCCCTTATGCCACCAGTCAAACCTCATGAGTGGTCACCATGGCTATGGGCTGGTGCCAGGAACCGAGCACCCAGGTGGTGGTGATG GCTCATGGTTCTCAACAACCCGCGGTGCAGGCAAGCTGGGCAAGAAGCGGACACTGTCCATCTCACCCCTGTCAGACTCTAGTGTTGACCTGCAGACGGTAATCCGCACCTCACCCAACTCCCTCGTTGCGTTCATCAACTCCCGTTGTGcctccaccagcagctcctATGGCCACCTCTCCATCAGCACCATCAG TCCATCACTGGGGTACCAGAGTCCACCAGGGCAGCCAAAGGGCCAAGGGCATCTGTTCAGCCACACACCCCCCCTGCCACCATGTGCCTCCCACGAACACCTCTCCAGCCGCCCAGGGCTCCTGCACCATGTGCCAACTCGTGGGACCCTCAAACACTGCCAG CTAAAGTTGGAGAGGAGCCTGAGTAGTCCTCTGACAGCCAAACACCCAGAGGAGAGATCCGAAGGTGACATCTCCAGCCCAGCCTCCATAGGCACCCAG GACCCCTTGTTGGGGATGCTTGATGTGCGGGAAGATCTGGAGAAAGAGGATGGGAAACCTGAGTCCGAGACTGTCTATGAAACCAATTGCTACTGGGATGGCTGTGCCAAAGAATTTGACACTCAGGAGCAGCTGGTGCAT caCATCAACAACGAGCATATCCATGGAGAGAAGAAAGAGTTTGTATGCCACTGGGCAGCATGTTCCCGGGAGCAGAGGCCCTTCAAGGCTCAGTACATGTTGGTGGTACACATGCGACGTCACACAGGCGAGAAACCTCACAAGTGCACG TTCGAGGGCTGCAACAAAGCCTACTCACGCCTGGAAAACCTCAAGACGCATCTGCGCTCACACACGGGCGAGAAACCTTATGTGTGTGAACACGAGGGTTGTAACAAGGCCTTCTCCAATGCTTCTGACCGAGCCAAACATCAAAACCGCACCCACTCCAACGAG AAGCCCTATGTGTGCAAGATCCCGGGCTGCACCAAGCGCTACACAGACCCCAGTTCCCTGCGCAAACATGTGAAGACGGTGCACGGCCCCGATGCCCATGTCACTAAGAAGCACCGAGGTGATGTGGTGCCAGGCCGTGTACTGCCAGCTCCCAGTGGCCCCCCAGACATGAAGCAGGAGAGAGACACAAATGGCCCCACTGAGGCCCGGAAGGATGACAGCAAGCTCTTGGTGCCTGACTTGGCCTCG AAGCCGCAGCCCAGCCCAGGTGGGCAGTCATCATGCAGCAGTGACCACTCCCCTCTCGGCAGCACCACCAACAATGACAGTGGGGTGGAGATGACGGGCAATGCAGGCGGAAGCTACGAGGATCTGTCCACACTGGAGGATGTGGTGCCTGGTGAGACCATGGGCACCTCAGGGCTCATGGCCCTCCACAAGCTGGAGAATCTTCGCATTGACAAACTGAAGCAGATGAGGAAACCATCAGCTACCAAGGGCCTGAATTTGCCAGTCATCTCGGGAGCCG GCCTGCCTGGGGAGGTGCCTGGGATCTCTGCGCCACCACCAGCTGCCTCGCACCGCCGCATCACAGAGCTGTCAGCATCAGAGATGGGCATGCCGCTGAACGAGCGCCGGAGCAGTGCCACCAGTACTGTGAGCTCAGCCTACACCGTCAGCCGGCGCTCTTCTGTGGCGTCCCCATATCTGGCTGGACCATGTCTGGGTGGTGAGGCAGGGACAATGCCTGGTGGGGCATGCCTGGCAAATGGCTATGACCCCATCTCTCCAGATGAGTCACGACGCTCCAGCGATGCCAGTCACTGTGGAGGGTTGCCAGGCGTGGGCAGCCTCACGCCAGCCCAGCGCTATCGTCTCAAAGCCAAATATGCCGCAGCCACAGGTGCCCCCCCGCCAACCCCGCTGCCCAGCATGGAGCGGGTGGGCATGGGTGGCCACAGCAGCTTACCTGGGGACTACCTCAAGCCAACAGTGCCCCCCTTCCTCATGAATGGTTTGCTGAGAAGACATGGTTCCAATGACTACCCTGGCTATGCAGGCAGCGTTCACCCTCACCTGGTGCCTGGGAATGGTGTGCGGCGGGCCAGTGACCCTGCCCGGACAGCAGCCAACCCTCATGCTGTACCCAAGGTGCATCGTTTTAAGAGCATGGGTAACGTGAATGTGTcaggggcaggcagagctgtcctgcagcccttGGGTGGTTCTGATGCTAACCTTCAGCGCTATGTCTTCTCTCCACACCCGCCCAGCATCAGTGAAAATGTCTTCCTGGAGAGTGTAAGCATTGAGGGCCCTGGCCCAGGCACAGAGTCTGGCTTGCTAGAAATGGATGAGTATTCGAACTACCTGGAGGAAAGCTTCCCATGCCAGGGGACAGGTGTGGAGCTCCAGTGTGAAGGCCTGTATGGCAGTGCTCAGCGGACCATGGGGGGTATGCAACTGAACCCAGGTGGGCATGGGGTTATGGAGGAGGGATTGCTTCAGTCTGAGTTCTCCCTCCCTCAGTGCCAGATGAACCAGCATTTTTCAAGCATGCGTGCTGGCAGTGGGACCGTGTCAGCTCCTTGGGAGGAACCTCACCAAGGCAATCTGGAGATGAGTTCCGGGCAGCCAAGTGTGAGTGCCTCTGCTACTGCCATGTCTGGGGCACACTGTCACCATCAAAGTACTCAGTACCCACTACCCAGTTCTTGTGTGCAGCAACCCAAACTTGTGAGCTCGTGTCAGGACAGTGGATTTTCTGAGGGGCACCGGCTTAACCGACTGCAGATCAAATCGGAGCAGTGTTACTCATCACCTGCCCCACCGCTTGGTCCTTGCCAGAACGTCAAGCCTACTGCGCCCATACAGCCTCCTGTGTCATTTGGCCAAGCCATGAATGCAGTATCCAGTGGTTATCGGTCTGAGGAACGGGCACCTGTCAGCTACATGGGCATGTTGAGCCCGGGGGGTAGAAGAGCCCACACCCCCACCTTGCAGGCCAAAGAAGTGATGGTCCGTAGCTATGTGCAGGCCCAGCAGGCTCTGATGTGGGGTGAACAGTTACCCTCCAAGGGAGGGGAGGCTGGCATGGGGGTGGGCAGTGAACCTGGGCAGTACCATGCTATGCAAGCACCACTGTACCTCAGCCCCAAATACTCTGGTTACCAAGCCAAACCAGATCACCTGCAGGGTCTGGCAGAGACCCACCACCTCATAAACCCCCAGTGCTTCAACCCTGAGATGGTGCCACACCCACCTGGTGGCCCAAAACCACCAGGTCACCAAAACAGCCTCAACTATGTAGGTAATCTGGCTGAGCCAAATCATTCCTATGAGGGAGTGGAAGCCAGCTCCCGGCGAGTGCTTCGCTTGCCCCCTGTCCGCCCCACACCTGAAGGGCCCAACAATACCCTGCCATATTACCCAGGCCAGGACACACACCTGCAGGTGGGCAAAGGTGGGCATAAGCTGCTGGATCAAACAGCAGCAAGCTGTGGGGGTCCTGGGCATTACGGTGGGAGTTCAGAAAGCCTCAAAGGTAGCTCATATTACTACCTAGATTCAGGGGAGCAGGTGTCCAACAGCCTGGACTCGCTGGACCTGGAGAACACGCACCTTGACTTTGCTGCCATTGTGGAGGATTCAGAGAcacctgcactgctgcctgGATCCCCAAGCCCTGCTGGTGGCCTCCTGCTTCCATCATCTGGTGGTGCCAACATGGCTGTGGGTGACATGAGCTCTATGTTGAGCACTCTGGCAGGGGAGAGCCATTTCCTCAACTCCCTGTCCTAA
- the GLI1 gene encoding zinc finger protein GLI1 isoform X1, which translates to MFNPVNSPTNGYAERCCLRPLHGLATGAPGPQGLDFPLCHQSNLMSGHHGYGLVPGTEHPGGGDGSWFSTTRGAGKLGKKRTLSISPLSDSSVDLQTVIRTSPNSLVAFINSRCASTSSSYGHLSISTISPSLGYQSPPGQPKGQGHLFSHTPPLPPCASHEHLSSRPGLLHHVPTRGTLKHCQQLKLERSLSSPLTAKHPEERSEGDISSPASIGTQDPLLGMLDVREDLEKEDGKPESETVYETNCYWDGCAKEFDTQEQLVHHINNEHIHGEKKEFVCHWAACSREQRPFKAQYMLVVHMRRHTGEKPHKCTFEGCNKAYSRLENLKTHLRSHTGEKPYVCEHEGCNKAFSNASDRAKHQNRTHSNEKPYVCKIPGCTKRYTDPSSLRKHVKTVHGPDAHVTKKHRGDVVPGRVLPAPSGPPDMKQERDTNGPTEARKDDSKLLVPDLASKPQPSPGGQSSCSSDHSPLGSTTNNDSGVEMTGNAGGSYEDLSTLEDVVPGETMGTSGLMALHKLENLRIDKLKQMRKPSATKGLNLPVISGAGLPGEVPGISAPPPAASHRRITELSASEMGMPLNERRSSATSTVSSAYTVSRRSSVASPYLAGPCLGGEAGTMPGGACLANGYDPISPDESRRSSDASHCGGLPGVGSLTPAQRYRLKAKYAAATGAPPPTPLPSMERVGMGGHSSLPGDYLKPTVPPFLMNGLLRRHGSNDYPGYAGSVHPHLVPGNGVRRASDPARTAANPHAVPKVHRFKSMGNVNVSGAGRAVLQPLGGSDANLQRYVFSPHPPSISENVFLESVSIEGPGPGTESGLLEMDEYSNYLEESFPCQGTGVELQCEGLYGSAQRTMGGMQLNPGGHGVMEEGLLQSEFSLPQCQMNQHFSSMRAGSGTVSAPWEEPHQGNLEMSSGQPSVSASATAMSGAHCHHQSTQYPLPSSCVQQPKLVSSCQDSGFSEGHRLNRLQIKSEQCYSSPAPPLGPCQNVKPTAPIQPPVSFGQAMNAVSSGYRSEERAPVSYMGMLSPGGRRAHTPTLQAKEVMVRSYVQAQQALMWGEQLPSKGGEAGMGVGSEPGQYHAMQAPLYLSPKYSGYQAKPDHLQGLAETHHLINPQCFNPEMVPHPPGGPKPPGHQNSLNYVGNLAEPNHSYEGVEASSRRVLRLPPVRPTPEGPNNTLPYYPGQDTHLQVGKGGHKLLDQTAASCGGPGHYGGSSESLKGSSYYYLDSGEQVSNSLDSLDLENTHLDFAAIVEDSETPALLPGSPSPAGGLLLPSSGGANMAVGDMSSMLSTLAGESHFLNSLS; encoded by the exons ATGTTCAACCCTGTCAACTCCCCAACCAACGGCTACGCTGAGCGCTGCTGCCTGCGCCCACTCCACGGACTGGCCACGGGTGCCCCAGGGCCGCAAG GACTTGATTTCCCCTTATGCCACCAGTCAAACCTCATGAGTGGTCACCATGGCTATGGGCTGGTGCCAGGAACCGAGCACCCAGGTGGTGGTGATG GCTCATGGTTCTCAACAACCCGCGGTGCAGGCAAGCTGGGCAAGAAGCGGACACTGTCCATCTCACCCCTGTCAGACTCTAGTGTTGACCTGCAGACGGTAATCCGCACCTCACCCAACTCCCTCGTTGCGTTCATCAACTCCCGTTGTGcctccaccagcagctcctATGGCCACCTCTCCATCAGCACCATCAG TCCATCACTGGGGTACCAGAGTCCACCAGGGCAGCCAAAGGGCCAAGGGCATCTGTTCAGCCACACACCCCCCCTGCCACCATGTGCCTCCCACGAACACCTCTCCAGCCGCCCAGGGCTCCTGCACCATGTGCCAACTCGTGGGACCCTCAAACACTGCCAG CAGCTAAAGTTGGAGAGGAGCCTGAGTAGTCCTCTGACAGCCAAACACCCAGAGGAGAGATCCGAAGGTGACATCTCCAGCCCAGCCTCCATAGGCACCCAG GACCCCTTGTTGGGGATGCTTGATGTGCGGGAAGATCTGGAGAAAGAGGATGGGAAACCTGAGTCCGAGACTGTCTATGAAACCAATTGCTACTGGGATGGCTGTGCCAAAGAATTTGACACTCAGGAGCAGCTGGTGCAT caCATCAACAACGAGCATATCCATGGAGAGAAGAAAGAGTTTGTATGCCACTGGGCAGCATGTTCCCGGGAGCAGAGGCCCTTCAAGGCTCAGTACATGTTGGTGGTACACATGCGACGTCACACAGGCGAGAAACCTCACAAGTGCACG TTCGAGGGCTGCAACAAAGCCTACTCACGCCTGGAAAACCTCAAGACGCATCTGCGCTCACACACGGGCGAGAAACCTTATGTGTGTGAACACGAGGGTTGTAACAAGGCCTTCTCCAATGCTTCTGACCGAGCCAAACATCAAAACCGCACCCACTCCAACGAG AAGCCCTATGTGTGCAAGATCCCGGGCTGCACCAAGCGCTACACAGACCCCAGTTCCCTGCGCAAACATGTGAAGACGGTGCACGGCCCCGATGCCCATGTCACTAAGAAGCACCGAGGTGATGTGGTGCCAGGCCGTGTACTGCCAGCTCCCAGTGGCCCCCCAGACATGAAGCAGGAGAGAGACACAAATGGCCCCACTGAGGCCCGGAAGGATGACAGCAAGCTCTTGGTGCCTGACTTGGCCTCG AAGCCGCAGCCCAGCCCAGGTGGGCAGTCATCATGCAGCAGTGACCACTCCCCTCTCGGCAGCACCACCAACAATGACAGTGGGGTGGAGATGACGGGCAATGCAGGCGGAAGCTACGAGGATCTGTCCACACTGGAGGATGTGGTGCCTGGTGAGACCATGGGCACCTCAGGGCTCATGGCCCTCCACAAGCTGGAGAATCTTCGCATTGACAAACTGAAGCAGATGAGGAAACCATCAGCTACCAAGGGCCTGAATTTGCCAGTCATCTCGGGAGCCG GCCTGCCTGGGGAGGTGCCTGGGATCTCTGCGCCACCACCAGCTGCCTCGCACCGCCGCATCACAGAGCTGTCAGCATCAGAGATGGGCATGCCGCTGAACGAGCGCCGGAGCAGTGCCACCAGTACTGTGAGCTCAGCCTACACCGTCAGCCGGCGCTCTTCTGTGGCGTCCCCATATCTGGCTGGACCATGTCTGGGTGGTGAGGCAGGGACAATGCCTGGTGGGGCATGCCTGGCAAATGGCTATGACCCCATCTCTCCAGATGAGTCACGACGCTCCAGCGATGCCAGTCACTGTGGAGGGTTGCCAGGCGTGGGCAGCCTCACGCCAGCCCAGCGCTATCGTCTCAAAGCCAAATATGCCGCAGCCACAGGTGCCCCCCCGCCAACCCCGCTGCCCAGCATGGAGCGGGTGGGCATGGGTGGCCACAGCAGCTTACCTGGGGACTACCTCAAGCCAACAGTGCCCCCCTTCCTCATGAATGGTTTGCTGAGAAGACATGGTTCCAATGACTACCCTGGCTATGCAGGCAGCGTTCACCCTCACCTGGTGCCTGGGAATGGTGTGCGGCGGGCCAGTGACCCTGCCCGGACAGCAGCCAACCCTCATGCTGTACCCAAGGTGCATCGTTTTAAGAGCATGGGTAACGTGAATGTGTcaggggcaggcagagctgtcctgcagcccttGGGTGGTTCTGATGCTAACCTTCAGCGCTATGTCTTCTCTCCACACCCGCCCAGCATCAGTGAAAATGTCTTCCTGGAGAGTGTAAGCATTGAGGGCCCTGGCCCAGGCACAGAGTCTGGCTTGCTAGAAATGGATGAGTATTCGAACTACCTGGAGGAAAGCTTCCCATGCCAGGGGACAGGTGTGGAGCTCCAGTGTGAAGGCCTGTATGGCAGTGCTCAGCGGACCATGGGGGGTATGCAACTGAACCCAGGTGGGCATGGGGTTATGGAGGAGGGATTGCTTCAGTCTGAGTTCTCCCTCCCTCAGTGCCAGATGAACCAGCATTTTTCAAGCATGCGTGCTGGCAGTGGGACCGTGTCAGCTCCTTGGGAGGAACCTCACCAAGGCAATCTGGAGATGAGTTCCGGGCAGCCAAGTGTGAGTGCCTCTGCTACTGCCATGTCTGGGGCACACTGTCACCATCAAAGTACTCAGTACCCACTACCCAGTTCTTGTGTGCAGCAACCCAAACTTGTGAGCTCGTGTCAGGACAGTGGATTTTCTGAGGGGCACCGGCTTAACCGACTGCAGATCAAATCGGAGCAGTGTTACTCATCACCTGCCCCACCGCTTGGTCCTTGCCAGAACGTCAAGCCTACTGCGCCCATACAGCCTCCTGTGTCATTTGGCCAAGCCATGAATGCAGTATCCAGTGGTTATCGGTCTGAGGAACGGGCACCTGTCAGCTACATGGGCATGTTGAGCCCGGGGGGTAGAAGAGCCCACACCCCCACCTTGCAGGCCAAAGAAGTGATGGTCCGTAGCTATGTGCAGGCCCAGCAGGCTCTGATGTGGGGTGAACAGTTACCCTCCAAGGGAGGGGAGGCTGGCATGGGGGTGGGCAGTGAACCTGGGCAGTACCATGCTATGCAAGCACCACTGTACCTCAGCCCCAAATACTCTGGTTACCAAGCCAAACCAGATCACCTGCAGGGTCTGGCAGAGACCCACCACCTCATAAACCCCCAGTGCTTCAACCCTGAGATGGTGCCACACCCACCTGGTGGCCCAAAACCACCAGGTCACCAAAACAGCCTCAACTATGTAGGTAATCTGGCTGAGCCAAATCATTCCTATGAGGGAGTGGAAGCCAGCTCCCGGCGAGTGCTTCGCTTGCCCCCTGTCCGCCCCACACCTGAAGGGCCCAACAATACCCTGCCATATTACCCAGGCCAGGACACACACCTGCAGGTGGGCAAAGGTGGGCATAAGCTGCTGGATCAAACAGCAGCAAGCTGTGGGGGTCCTGGGCATTACGGTGGGAGTTCAGAAAGCCTCAAAGGTAGCTCATATTACTACCTAGATTCAGGGGAGCAGGTGTCCAACAGCCTGGACTCGCTGGACCTGGAGAACACGCACCTTGACTTTGCTGCCATTGTGGAGGATTCAGAGAcacctgcactgctgcctgGATCCCCAAGCCCTGCTGGTGGCCTCCTGCTTCCATCATCTGGTGGTGCCAACATGGCTGTGGGTGACATGAGCTCTATGTTGAGCACTCTGGCAGGGGAGAGCCATTTCCTCAACTCCCTGTCCTAA